One Raphanus sativus cultivar WK10039 unplaced genomic scaffold, ASM80110v3 Scaffold0937, whole genome shotgun sequence genomic window, tgagtttagagtgacacttattatgaaacaaaaggAGTAATCGTGTACAACACAAGTATACAAGATACACCAAGAACTATTCTTGTTTGACAGAagaatgatattttttcttacatataggtcaaaagactcaaaactaatgaaatattttagttatctGAAATTCTTATTTATGGTCATACGTGTAAGTCTCTAGTTGGTGCACACGACGTCAAAAATTATTCTCCATCTCTAAAACTCATTGCCTAGTCCAAGATTGAGAAAGTTTACATAATATATCGTAGATTGAAAATTTGATGTAAACCTCTTATTATTGCTTCTTATGGTCGTATTACAGTTGTACATATCAAATTCATCATAAGTACCATTTGATTGGACTAAATCATATTGAGCTCCATTCGAAACATACGCCAATGATATAATTAGCAAGGTAACTAATGATTAGTTGTCTGAAGATAATCATTTTAAGTCGTAACAATTAAACAGAGTATTCAaagtcaaaaaatatatatatacctcaAAGGAATTTGTTTGCTTTCgattaaaattaacaatttcATATACAAGCCACAATGAATTTTGTGTGTTTCCTGATTTTACAATATTGATCAGCTCacatgatttgaaaaaaaaataacacaccattacaatttataaaaagcTTCACAAGGCTTGAAGCTCACAAATATGTAACTAGAAGGCGAAGAACATCAACAACATCAAGCTCGCGACAGTGGAACCTAAACCGAATGTGATGGAAAGAGAAGGTCGAGTGGTAGTCGACGAACCACCACCGCCAGTAGGGACATGACGGCCCCTACTACGACccctaccaccaccaccaccacgttTCCTAATGAAAACACGAAGAGAGTAGCCGTGCTGTGCAAGACTTCGCTTCCAAGAGGTCGTCATCGTTTGGGCTTTACTTTCTTGATTTTCAGATGAAACTGGTAAAGGcagagagaaaaacaaaaggaaCATAATAAATGACCAATATAAAGCCAGCGAAATCCTCATTTGTGTGTTTATCAAAATAATAGGTGTGGATAATGTATTTGATCGGAGAACAAAATGGGATAGTTCACAAATGAATGAGATGTGTAATGGGGAGCAAAGAATTAGTACTTACTATTTATAAGCTAAAGAATAATGAGATCATGGCTTCAAAATGCGTGACTCTGTCTTTAAACCGGAGTGTATATTATAATGTACTAATCATTAATGAGATTATCGCTTTAAAATGCGTGGGTCAGTCTTTAAACCGGTGTGTATATTAGTAATTTAGTAattgatcaaaaagaaaattagtaatTTAGTATTAACGTACCGCCACTTGGCAGTTTCGGTTGATTAcgaaaaaaattggaaaaattTAACAATTACATATATAGAAGCTACCACGGTAACTTTTGTGTGTTTCCGGATTTTACAATGATCAGCTCAtatgattagaaaaaaaaaacaattaatacaCCGTTACAATGTATAAAAACTTCACAACGCTTGAATTGAAGCTCAAAAATTTTCAAACTAGAAGGAGAAGAACATCAACAACATCAAGCTCGTGACCGTGGAACCGAAACCAAATGTTACGGAAAGAGAAGGCCGAGTGGAAGCCGATGTATGGACGCGAAGGCCcttaccaccaccaccaccaccaccacgtcCACCACCACCTTGTAAGTAACAAGAAAGCTTTAAGCTTTATATAAGTGATGAACAAAGCTTTACTCAAAGAAACATACTTTCATTCATACCCTTAGTTTCTTACAATAGGTTTTCTTATATAGTAGAGTAGAGACATGTAAAACCTAATCGAATATGCTGAGAATATTCTTCTCCAGCTAGCCATCACTTTCACCCAACACTGCAAACTTGTTCTCTGTTTTAATTGAAGAAGCCGTACTCTGTTTTGTCCTGTTCTCCTGTTTTGTGACCGTTGCTTTGGTTGTCAAAGTGATGGGCTTCTCTTGATCATGGGCCTTAGACCCATCTGTGCTAATACCCCCTCGCAAACTCGTGGTGGGAGCTTCTTCCACACCGAGTTTGAACCGCAAGTCACTGAAGCTCTGTATCGGAAGTGACTTGGTAAACACGTCGGCGATCTGCTGAGTTGCAGGGATGTGTTTGACAACGAGAAGACCCTTAGCAACTCTTTCCCTGGCATAATGATAGTGAGTCTCAAAGTGCTTCGTCCGCTTATGTAGTACCGGGTTTGCAGTAAGATGGACAGCTGAGAGATTGTCACAGTAAGCTTCTGCAGGACGAGCATGGCGTAGACCCATTTCACCCAACACTGCAGCGATCCATGTTAACTCAGCAGCCGTATCAGATAATGTCCGGTACTCCGCTTCGGTGGAAGAACGCGCCACTGAGTCCTGTTTTTGGGCAGACCAAGAGATAATATTGCAACCAAGGAAGGTGCAAAAACCACCTGTAGATCTCCTTGTGGCTTGGCATCCTCCCCAGTCACTGTCGCAATAAGCTCTAAGGGTTGAGTCAGTGTCTGTGTGAAGAGTCAGTCCCATGGAGAGAGTCCCTTTCACATACCGTAGGATCCGTTTCAAACACTGAAAATCAGAGACAGTAGGTGTATGCATCTTCTGGCATATGTAGTTAACAGCAAACTGAATATCAGGACGCGTTAGTGTCAAGTACTGAAGCTTCCCGGCTAGGCTTCTGAAGTAAGTAGGCTGAGGGAAAG contains:
- the LOC130503406 gene encoding uncharacterized protein LOC130503406, translating into MRISLALYWSFIMFLLFFSLPLPVSSENQESKAQTMTTSWKRSLAQHGYSLRVFIRKRGGGGGRGRSRGRHVPTGGGGSSTTTRPSLSITFGLGSTVASLMLLMFFAF